The genomic region GAAGTATCGATACTATCGATACTCTAGGGGAAAATTTCAATTTAAGAAAGATGGTTAAGCTGATTTTTATTCGCGCCGGAATTTTCATCGCGCACTTTCACCTGGGATATGGAAAACCATGAAATTTCCGTATTGCAAGGATTTTTGACATAAAACCGCAGACGGCCGTTGGCGTCGATGTCAAAGCCGAATCCGGACGCCTGGATGTCCGATAAACGGGGAATATTTGGATTTAATGGGGCTTTTTGTTTTGATATTGTAAACAATTAGAAAGGTGGCGACGCAGCCGTCCGCCTGTTGCCTGGACTGCGGGGATTCGCTCGTCAGCCAGCCGTGCAAGCAGCCAGCCAGTCTGCCGCCTCGTTGATCGGAGCCGCCCGGCCGCGCACTGCGGCTCCAGATCATGGATGCGCTCAAGCGCGCGGAGGCTGGCGTGGCGGTGCCGGAGATTTGCCGGGAACTGGGCGTCAGCACGGCGAAGTTCTACAACTGGCCCAGCAAGTACGGCGGAATGGAAGCGCGTGTGCCGGATTTACCGAGAACCGGAGCTGAACGTGCGCATCAAGCCTCGCAAGCGGCTTGTGCGGCAGGCGCCGGGGCCGTTGATTGTGCTGGCGTCGGCTCTGCTTAGGTTCAATTCAATTTGACATAATATGAATTATCGAACTTGTTGGTTGTAGTAGCTTTATAGAAATGTCGTGTTCTGGCTACTTAGAAATGTCGCGTTTCGCCCTCGGTATGCTTGCCGGTTCCTCATGGGACTGTGGAGCCGGCCTTGCACCGAACAACACTGGTGACATTGAACATGCGAGAACTCGACCGCCTGAAGGTGATTCGGGCTGTGGTGGACATGGGTCTGAAGCCTGGTCGTGCGGCCGAACGGCTGGGCGTGACGGTGCGGCAAGTTCAACGCCTTGTCGAGCGTTACCGCGAGTCTGGCGCGGCTGGACTGGTCTCGCACAAGCGAGGCCGTCCCGGTATTGCCGAGCTCGAAGCCACCGTGCAGTTGCTTACCGCCTCCCA from Burkholderia glumae LMG 2196 = ATCC 33617 harbors:
- a CDS encoding helix-turn-helix domain-containing protein, encoding MTLNMRELDRLKVIRAVVDMGLKPGRAAERLGVTVRQVQRLVERYRESGAAGLVSHKRGRPGIAELEATVQLLTASHLAMLRAVGELGGFSKWAKFYEQYREARDKLAELGAMPTAPVSAMPAKEPKRSGETRRR